One Fusobacterium ulcerans DNA segment encodes these proteins:
- the topA gene encoding type I DNA topoisomerase, translated as MVKKNLVIVESPAKAKTIEKILGKKFHVVASFGHVRDLPKSKLGVDVENNFQPSYSTIKGKGDVIKNLKDLAKKSDKVYLASDPDREGEAIAWHIAHALKLDEKDSNRIEFNEITETAIKDSISHARKIDMDKVNAQQARRILDRLVGYGISSLLWKSISSNTSAGRVQSVALKLICDLEDEIKKFIPVKFWEVKGEFLNKLKLSLYRVDNKKFEKLTDENVVKEIKKVEKKDFTVIEAKVSKKSKNSPLPLKTSTLQQLSSSYLGFSASKTMRVAQGLYEGIDIDGNHKGLITYMRTDSTRISEDAVEMAKNYILENFGKEYLGVQKAVKSKQKIQDAHEAIRPTDISLTPDSLKGTLDKDQHKLYKLIWDRFLISQLAPMKYEQFEIICNYEKFDFRGTINKIIFDGYYKIFKEEEDLPLGEFPTIKEGDILKLEKLLIKEDFTKPPSRFTESSLVKKLEAEGIGRPSTYAAIIETLKKREYVVVEGKSFSPTALGYEIKDKLDENFPNIMNVKFTAELENQLDEVAEGEKDWVNLLSVFYKELKHYIDKFKITVEEEMARIIESDVPCPCGKGNMILKTGRFGRYLACPNESEDCKEKISLKGVEIPAEDIKNGKIFVKEKVEEIVKAKKGRPTDVYTDSGAMYLLKFGRFGSYLESEKFAEDNIRTPLPTEIRKMLANNQIVEKDGIVQLKAELKKITDEEEKILKAAGKCEKCGRPFKINRGRWGKFLACTGYPECKNIKKIENKK; from the coding sequence TTGGTTAAAAAGAATTTAGTTATAGTTGAATCCCCAGCTAAGGCTAAAACAATAGAAAAAATCTTAGGAAAAAAATTCCATGTAGTTGCTTCCTTTGGTCATGTGAGAGATCTTCCTAAAAGTAAACTTGGTGTAGATGTAGAAAATAATTTTCAACCTTCTTATTCTACTATAAAGGGAAAGGGAGATGTAATCAAAAACTTAAAGGATCTTGCTAAAAAATCTGATAAAGTCTATCTGGCTTCCGACCCGGATAGAGAAGGGGAAGCTATTGCCTGGCATATAGCCCATGCTTTAAAACTTGATGAAAAAGACAGCAACAGAATAGAATTTAATGAAATAACTGAAACAGCTATTAAAGACTCTATATCTCATGCCAGAAAAATTGATATGGATAAAGTAAATGCTCAACAGGCCAGAAGAATACTTGATAGATTAGTGGGATATGGTATAAGTTCACTACTATGGAAAAGTATCTCTTCAAATACTTCAGCTGGAAGAGTTCAATCAGTTGCTTTAAAACTTATCTGTGATTTAGAAGATGAAATAAAAAAATTCATTCCAGTTAAATTCTGGGAAGTAAAAGGGGAGTTTTTAAATAAATTAAAACTTTCTTTATACAGAGTGGACAATAAGAAATTCGAAAAACTTACTGATGAAAATGTTGTTAAAGAAATCAAAAAAGTAGAGAAAAAAGATTTTACTGTAATTGAAGCTAAAGTTTCTAAGAAAAGTAAAAATTCTCCTCTGCCTTTAAAAACAAGTACTCTTCAACAATTATCTTCATCTTATCTTGGTTTTTCAGCTTCTAAAACTATGAGAGTAGCTCAAGGTTTGTATGAAGGTATAGATATAGATGGAAATCATAAAGGACTTATAACATATATGAGAACTGACTCTACAAGAATATCTGAAGATGCTGTAGAGATGGCAAAGAATTATATACTTGAAAATTTTGGAAAAGAATACCTTGGAGTACAAAAAGCTGTTAAAAGTAAGCAAAAAATACAAGATGCCCATGAGGCTATCAGACCTACTGATATTTCTCTTACTCCAGATAGTTTAAAAGGAACTTTAGATAAAGACCAACATAAACTATATAAGCTTATTTGGGACAGATTCCTTATATCTCAGCTTGCTCCTATGAAATATGAGCAGTTTGAAATAATCTGTAATTATGAAAAATTTGATTTTAGAGGAACTATCAATAAAATAATATTTGATGGATACTATAAAATATTTAAAGAAGAGGAAGATCTTCCTCTTGGAGAATTCCCTACTATAAAAGAAGGAGATATTCTTAAATTAGAAAAACTTCTTATTAAAGAAGACTTCACTAAACCACCTTCAAGATTTACCGAATCTTCTCTGGTTAAAAAACTGGAAGCTGAAGGGATCGGAAGACCTTCTACATATGCTGCTATCATTGAAACTTTAAAGAAAAGAGAATATGTAGTAGTTGAAGGAAAAAGTTTTAGTCCTACTGCATTAGGGTATGAAATAAAAGATAAATTAGATGAAAACTTCCCTAATATAATGAATGTTAAATTTACTGCTGAACTTGAAAATCAGCTTGATGAAGTTGCTGAAGGGGAAAAAGATTGGGTAAATCTTCTTTCAGTATTCTACAAAGAGCTTAAACATTATATAGATAAATTTAAAATTACAGTTGAAGAAGAAATGGCAAGAATAATCGAATCTGATGTTCCTTGTCCATGTGGAAAAGGTAATATGATCCTTAAAACAGGAAGATTTGGAAGATATCTTGCATGTCCTAACGAATCTGAAGACTGCAAAGAAAAAATATCTCTTAAAGGGGTAGAAATACCTGCTGAAGATATAAAAAATGGTAAAATATTTGTTAAGGAAAAAGTAGAAGAAATAGTAAAAGCTAAAAAAGGAAGACCTACTGATGTATACACAGACAGTGGTGCTATGTATCTTTTAAAATTTGGTAGATTCGGAAGTTATCTTGAAAGTGAAAAGTTTGCTGAAGACAACATAAGAACTCCTCTTCCTACTGAAATCAGAAAAATGCTGGCTAACAATCAGATAGTGGAAAAAGATGGAATTGTACAGCTTAAAGCTGAACTAAAGAAAATCACTGATGAGGAAGAAAAGATACTAAAAGCTGCTGGTAAATGTGAAAAATGTGGAAGACCATTTAAAATAAATAGAGGTAGATGGGGTAAATTCCTTGCTTGTACTGGATACCCTGAATGTAAAAATATAAAAAAAATAGAAAATAAAAAATAG
- the dprA gene encoding DNA-processing protein DprA gives MEWYKLRAAGVKDSVIRNLMSAFEEYLDIFKLDEFQLRKYFNIDDTEYKKILNSKNLSLNEEIEALKKNRVKVLNLKSKNYPEDLRNISQPPVFLYYKGDISLLENRKIGVVGTRKATSYGRITCEKMTEDLVSNEITTVSGLALGIDSICHKRTLEKSGKTIAVVGSGLDIIYPKENRILWEQIERSGLIISEYPLGTEPIGYNFPMRNRIIVGLSRGILVIESQKKGGSLITAELALEEGREVFAVPGDIFSPSSEGCNNLIKNSQAKLTTDIKDIITEYGWEIKNNKNSNLSLTSYEEKIFFLLEKEKNLDELILESSFKAGEILSILMDLEIKHAIVSIPGGKYRRKN, from the coding sequence TTGGAATGGTATAAATTAAGGGCAGCAGGTGTCAAAGACAGTGTTATCCGTAATTTAATGTCAGCTTTTGAGGAATACTTGGATATATTTAAACTGGATGAATTCCAGCTGAGAAAATATTTTAACATTGATGATACAGAATATAAGAAAATTCTTAATTCTAAAAATTTATCTCTCAATGAAGAAATAGAGGCTTTAAAGAAAAACAGAGTAAAAGTATTAAATTTAAAAAGCAAGAATTACCCAGAAGACTTAAGAAATATAAGTCAGCCTCCTGTATTTCTGTATTATAAAGGAGATATTTCTCTTTTAGAAAACAGAAAAATAGGAGTTGTAGGTACAAGAAAAGCAACTTCCTATGGAAGAATAACATGTGAAAAAATGACTGAAGACCTTGTGAGTAATGAAATCACTACTGTCAGCGGATTAGCTCTTGGAATAGACAGCATCTGCCACAAACGAACTTTAGAAAAATCTGGTAAAACCATTGCAGTAGTAGGCAGTGGACTAGATATTATTTACCCAAAAGAAAATAGAATACTATGGGAGCAAATAGAAAGATCTGGATTAATAATCAGTGAATATCCTCTTGGAACAGAACCTATTGGGTACAACTTTCCCATGAGAAATAGAATAATAGTCGGATTATCCAGAGGAATTCTTGTAATAGAAAGTCAGAAAAAAGGCGGCAGTTTAATTACTGCTGAATTAGCTTTGGAAGAAGGAAGAGAAGTATTTGCTGTTCCAGGAGATATTTTTTCTCCTTCATCTGAAGGATGCAACAATCTTATAAAAAATAGTCAAGCAAAACTGACAACAGATATAAAAGATATAATTACAGAGTATGGATGGGAAATAAAAAATAATAAAAACAGCAATTTATCTCTTACTTCCTATGAAGAAAAAATATTTTTTTTACTTGAAAAAGAAAAGAATTTAGATGAACTTATTTTAGAGTCTTCATTTAAGGCAGGCGAGATTTTATCTATACTTATGGACCTTGAAATAAAACATGCTATAGTAAGCATTCCTGGTGGAAAGTACAGAAGAAAAAACTAA
- a CDS encoding tetratricopeptide repeat protein, with translation MKKILISIFILLSASLAFSEEVTPIYEYRNEALRNIDTKMNAERDRGRLKRLNREFEEELKNYIESVNGNTEVIFQLANQYFRMNEYDRARKIFSMDKTDIRNVFGAATTARFLGRNEEAISLYNDALNIDSSFYEAYLGRGIANRNLQNYDSALSDFKQYLNYRQDEYVYAGMGDIYMATERYTDARNILERGRNLYPGSKTIRELLVKVYAKIK, from the coding sequence ATGAAAAAGATACTTATTAGTATATTTATACTATTGTCAGCATCTCTAGCCTTCTCAGAAGAAGTCACGCCTATATACGAATATAGGAATGAAGCTTTGAGAAACATAGACACGAAAATGAACGCTGAAAGAGACAGAGGAAGACTGAAAAGACTTAATAGAGAATTTGAGGAAGAATTAAAAAACTATATTGAATCTGTAAATGGAAATACAGAGGTAATATTCCAACTGGCAAATCAATATTTCAGAATGAATGAGTATGATCGTGCAAGAAAAATATTTTCTATGGATAAAACTGATATAAGAAATGTCTTTGGAGCTGCTACTACAGCAAGATTTCTTGGAAGAAATGAAGAAGCAATTTCATTGTATAATGATGCTTTAAATATTGATTCCTCTTTTTATGAAGCTTATCTTGGAAGAGGTATTGCTAATAGAAACCTTCAAAATTATGACAGTGCTTTAAGTGATTTTAAACAGTACTTAAATTATAGACAAGATGAATATGTATATGCTGGTATGGGAGATATTTATATGGCAACTGAAAGATATACAGATGCACGAAATATTCTTGAAAGAGGAAGAAATTTATACCCTGGTTCTAAGACAATAAGAGAACTTTTGGTAAAAGTTTATGCAAAAATAAAATAG
- the xseA gene encoding exodeoxyribonuclease VII large subunit: MFEERTYSVSEFNKKVKNYLEENSDLREFFLEGEMSGVTYYKSGHLYFNLKDKEAQVKCAAFKYKFKRIAEDLKDGDSVKIFGDVGFYENRGDFQILVRHIEKKNELGELFAKLEKLKKEMADQGYFDPAHKKLLPKYPKNIGVVTAYTGAAIQDIIKTIKKRDDTINIYVYPAKVQGIGAKEEIVKGIKTLNKIEGIDLIIAGRGGGSIEDLWSFNEKEVALAFYNSEKPIISAVGHEIDYLLSDLTADARAATPTQAVELSVPERKKTLESIEDRNRYLKSLMKSYMEILKRELEKRENNYYIKNFKRNIEEKNQEVIEKEILLKKSFERHIQNLQNNLNNRINKIVNLNPLETLKRGYSVVTKKGTSIKKVSDLLIDDEIDIKMTDGLIKGIVKEIKNEKDTY, translated from the coding sequence ATGTTTGAAGAAAGAACTTATAGTGTAAGCGAATTTAATAAAAAAGTAAAAAACTATTTGGAAGAAAACAGTGACTTGAGAGAATTTTTTCTTGAAGGAGAAATGTCAGGTGTGACCTATTATAAAAGCGGGCATCTCTATTTCAATCTGAAAGATAAAGAAGCTCAGGTGAAGTGTGCTGCTTTCAAATATAAATTCAAAAGAATTGCTGAAGATTTAAAAGATGGTGACTCTGTAAAAATATTTGGAGATGTTGGATTTTATGAAAACAGAGGAGACTTCCAGATACTTGTAAGGCATATTGAGAAAAAGAATGAATTGGGAGAACTTTTTGCCAAACTGGAAAAACTAAAAAAAGAGATGGCAGATCAAGGTTATTTTGACCCAGCTCATAAAAAACTACTTCCTAAATATCCCAAAAATATTGGAGTTGTTACTGCATATACAGGAGCAGCTATACAAGACATAATAAAAACAATTAAAAAAAGAGATGATACCATAAATATTTATGTATATCCTGCTAAAGTACAAGGAATTGGAGCAAAGGAAGAAATTGTAAAAGGTATTAAAACATTAAATAAAATAGAAGGGATTGATTTAATAATAGCTGGAAGAGGTGGAGGAAGTATAGAAGATCTATGGTCCTTTAATGAAAAAGAAGTAGCTCTTGCTTTCTACAATTCTGAAAAGCCTATTATATCTGCTGTAGGTCATGAAATAGATTATCTCCTCAGCGATCTCACAGCTGATGCCAGAGCTGCCACCCCTACTCAGGCTGTAGAACTTTCAGTTCCTGAACGAAAAAAAACTTTAGAATCTATTGAAGATAGAAACAGATATTTAAAATCTCTCATGAAAAGTTATATGGAAATTTTAAAAAGAGAACTAGAAAAAAGAGAGAATAATTACTACATAAAAAATTTCAAAAGAAATATAGAAGAAAAAAATCAAGAAGTAATAGAAAAAGAAATTCTTTTGAAAAAATCATTTGAACGTCATATACAAAATCTTCAAAATAATCTAAACAATAGAATAAACAAAATAGTTAATTTAAATCCACTTGAAACTCTAAAAAGAGGTTACAGTGTGGTTACTAAAAAGGGAACTTCAATAAAAAAAGTCAGTGATTTATTAATAGATGATGAAATTGATATTAAAATGACTGATGGTTTAATAAAAGGAATTGTAAAGGAGATAAAAAATGAAAAAGATACTTATTAG
- the uvrB gene encoding excinuclease ABC subunit UvrB, whose product MFKIHSKYSPTGDQPEAIKKITDNINNGVKNQVLLGVTGSGKTFTVANIIEKTQRPALILAPNKTLAAQLYSEYKSFFPDNAVEYFVSYYDYYQPEAYIATTDTYIEKDSSINDEIEKLRHAATAALMNRRDVIIVASVSAIYGLGSAETYRKMTIPIDRQTGIDRKELIERLISIRYERNDIAFERGKFRIKGDVIDIYPSYMETGYRLEYWGDDLEEISEINTLTGQKIRKNLERIVLYPATQYLTADGDNERILAEIQKDLKIEVEAFEKRGKLLEAQRLKQRTEYDIEMIREIGYCKGIENYSRYLSGKKEGETPDTLLEYFPKDFLIFIDESHISIPQIRGMYNGDRARKTALVENGFRLKAALDNRPLKFEEFRKISDQSVFVSATPGDFEVESSHGHIAEQLIRPTGILDPIIEVRPTKNQVDDLLEEIRIRADKKERVLVTTLTKKMAEELTEYYLGFGVRVKYMHSDIDTLERIDIIKGLRKGEFDALVGINLLREGLDIPEVSLVAILEADKEGFLRSRRSLVQTIGRAARNIEGRVILYGDVMTDSMKQAIDETNRRRKIQNEYNVFNNIDPKTIVKEISEDLINLDYGLDINETEGKDKKTFTSRKDIEKEIIKLQKQIAKLSKELDFENAIIKRDEMTKLKKLLLDF is encoded by the coding sequence ATGTTTAAAATACATTCAAAGTATAGTCCTACTGGTGATCAGCCAGAGGCAATAAAAAAAATAACTGATAACATAAACAATGGAGTAAAAAATCAGGTACTTCTTGGAGTTACTGGTTCAGGAAAAACTTTTACTGTGGCCAATATCATAGAAAAAACTCAAAGACCTGCCTTGATCCTTGCTCCTAATAAAACACTAGCTGCTCAGCTTTATTCAGAATATAAAAGTTTTTTTCCTGATAATGCTGTAGAATATTTCGTATCATATTATGATTATTATCAGCCAGAAGCTTATATAGCTACTACTGATACATATATTGAAAAGGATTCTTCTATCAATGATGAAATAGAAAAACTGAGACATGCTGCAACTGCTGCCCTTATGAACAGAAGAGATGTAATAATTGTAGCTTCCGTCTCTGCTATATATGGATTGGGATCTGCTGAGACATATAGAAAAATGACTATACCAATAGACAGACAGACTGGAATAGACAGAAAAGAACTTATCGAAAGACTTATAAGCATTAGATATGAAAGAAACGACATAGCTTTTGAAAGAGGAAAGTTTAGAATAAAAGGTGATGTTATTGATATATATCCATCATATATGGAAACTGGATATAGACTGGAATACTGGGGAGATGATCTGGAAGAGATATCTGAAATCAATACTCTTACAGGACAAAAAATAAGAAAAAATCTGGAAAGAATTGTCCTTTATCCTGCTACTCAATATCTTACAGCTGATGGAGATAATGAAAGAATTCTTGCTGAAATACAAAAAGATTTAAAAATAGAAGTAGAAGCCTTTGAGAAAAGAGGAAAACTTCTTGAAGCTCAAAGATTAAAACAGAGAACTGAATATGATATAGAAATGATAAGAGAAATCGGATATTGCAAAGGTATAGAAAATTATTCCAGATATCTTTCTGGAAAAAAAGAAGGAGAAACTCCTGATACCCTTCTTGAATATTTTCCAAAAGACTTCCTTATATTTATAGATGAATCTCATATATCTATTCCACAAATAAGAGGAATGTATAATGGAGACAGAGCCAGAAAAACTGCTCTTGTTGAAAATGGATTCAGATTAAAAGCTGCTCTTGACAACAGACCTTTAAAATTTGAAGAATTTAGAAAAATTTCTGATCAATCAGTATTTGTATCAGCTACTCCTGGAGATTTTGAAGTAGAATCTTCTCATGGTCATATTGCTGAACAACTCATAAGGCCTACTGGAATACTTGATCCTATAATAGAAGTAAGACCAACTAAAAATCAGGTAGATGACCTTCTTGAAGAAATAAGAATAAGAGCTGATAAAAAAGAAAGGGTTCTAGTTACTACTCTTACTAAAAAAATGGCTGAAGAACTTACTGAATACTATCTTGGATTTGGTGTAAGAGTAAAATATATGCACTCTGATATAGATACACTGGAAAGAATAGATATAATTAAAGGATTAAGAAAAGGTGAATTTGATGCTTTAGTTGGAATCAATCTATTAAGAGAAGGACTGGATATCCCAGAAGTTTCTCTTGTAGCAATACTGGAAGCTGACAAAGAAGGTTTTCTAAGAAGCAGAAGATCATTGGTACAGACAATAGGTAGAGCAGCCAGAAATATAGAAGGGCGTGTTATACTCTATGGAGACGTAATGACTGATTCGATGAAACAGGCTATTGATGAAACTAACAGAAGAAGAAAAATACAAAATGAATATAATGTATTTAATAATATAGATCCTAAAACTATTGTTAAAGAAATCAGTGAAGATTTAATTAACCTTGATTATGGATTAGATATCAATGAAACTGAAGGAAAAGATAAGAAAACATTCACTTCTAGAAAAGATATTGAGAAAGAAATAATAAAGCTTCAAAAACAAATAGCAAAACTTTCTAAGGAATTGGACTTTGAAAATGCTATTATAAAAAGAGATGAAATGACTAAACTTAAAAAACTGTTATTAGACTTTTAA
- a CDS encoding DUF2023 family protein, with amino-acid sequence MEVFIHHIYEYQKGIRNLILHTTEKNNIEIIKEKLSAENIDYIIYPLGKQRINVFFGAKECVEVIKNINKVSLTAYTPEEDFILGIMLGYDRRRQCERFLKFKEKAISA; translated from the coding sequence ATGGAAGTTTTTATACATCACATATATGAATATCAAAAAGGAATTAGAAATCTGATATTACATACTACAGAAAAAAATAACATAGAGATTATAAAAGAAAAATTAAGTGCTGAAAATATAGATTATATAATATATCCTTTAGGAAAGCAAAGAATAAATGTATTCTTTGGAGCAAAGGAATGTGTAGAGGTAATAAAAAATATAAATAAAGTTTCTTTAACAGCTTATACTCCAGAAGAGGATTTTATACTTGGAATAATGCTTGGATATGATAGAAGAAGACAGTGTGAAAGATTTTTAAAATTTAAAGAAAAAGCTATTAGTGCATAA
- the kduD gene encoding 2-dehydro-3-deoxy-D-gluconate 5-dehydrogenase KduD has product MNFSLDFFSLQGKVAMITGGNTGIGREIALALAAAGADIFIYAHSNRDMDSLIEEVAKFGKEARFSTGDLSKEENAMSAVSECIKTYGKIDILVNNAGTIKRSPLLEGSNDDWKTVLDINLSAVYYLSKTAAVEMAKQGHGKIINIASMLSFQGGKFVPSYTASKHGVAGLTKAFANELAGKNIQINAVAPGYIKTANTAPIRADEVREKEILNRIPAERWGETSDLVGGVVFLASKASDYVNGHILAIDGGWLVR; this is encoded by the coding sequence ATGAATTTTTCATTAGATTTCTTCAGTTTACAAGGAAAAGTTGCTATGATAACTGGAGGAAATACTGGTATAGGAAGAGAAATAGCTTTAGCTCTTGCTGCTGCTGGAGCAGATATATTTATTTATGCACATAGCAACAGAGATATGGATTCTCTCATTGAAGAAGTGGCAAAATTTGGGAAGGAAGCACGTTTTTCAACAGGAGATTTATCTAAGGAAGAAAATGCTATGTCAGCTGTATCTGAATGTATAAAAACTTATGGTAAAATAGATATCCTTGTCAATAATGCTGGAACAATAAAAAGATCTCCTTTATTAGAGGGGTCAAATGATGACTGGAAAACAGTTTTGGATATTAACCTATCTGCTGTATATTATTTATCTAAAACTGCTGCTGTTGAAATGGCAAAACAAGGACATGGAAAAATAATAAATATAGCTTCTATGCTTTCATTTCAAGGAGGAAAATTTGTTCCATCTTATACAGCAAGCAAACATGGAGTTGCAGGTCTTACAAAAGCCTTTGCTAATGAACTGGCAGGGAAAAATATACAGATCAATGCAGTGGCTCCTGGATATATAAAAACTGCTAACACAGCACCTATTAGAGCTGATGAAGTGAGAGAAAAGGAAATATTAAATAGAATTCCTGCTGAAAGATGGGGTGAAACTTCTGATTTAGTAGGAGGAGTAGTATTTCTGGCAAGTAAGGCTTCTGATTATGTAAATGGACATATCTTAGCAATCGATGGAGGATGGCTTGTAAGATAA